A part of Paraliobacillus zengyii genomic DNA contains:
- a CDS encoding ACT domain-containing protein, translating into MKKRAVVSVIGKDQVGIIAKVTNVLAENKMNVLDISQTILQDFFTMMMLVEIESGEDLDALLQQFKEIEKELGLTISIQLEDVFQAMHRI; encoded by the coding sequence ATGAAAAAGCGTGCAGTAGTAAGTGTAATCGGGAAAGATCAAGTAGGAATCATTGCAAAAGTGACAAATGTATTAGCAGAAAACAAAATGAATGTACTAGATATAAGCCAAACAATCTTACAGGATTTTTTCACCATGATGATGCTAGTAGAAATTGAAAGTGGAGAAGATTTAGATGCACTACTTCAACAATTTAAAGAAATTGAAAAAGAATTAGGATTAACTATTAGCATACAGCTTGAAGACGTGTTTCAAGCAATGCATCGGATCTAA